One Candidatus Obscuribacterales bacterium genomic window, GCTTTAACCACCTATTTACTCTACAAAACACCATTAGGACGACAAGTGCGCGCTGTAGCTCAAAACCGAGAAATGGCCAAGTGTTTGGGTGTAAATACGAGTTTGATTGATCTCCTAACCTTCTCCTATGGCTGTGGTTTAGCAGGCGTAGCTGGGGCGGTCATTTCATCGCTCAAGAGTGTATCGCCACCTATGGGGCAAGACTACCTGGTAGACGCCTGGATGGTGGTAGTCACCGGCGGAGTCGATAAGATTATCGGCACGCTTGCGGGGGCATTTATCATTGGTGAATCGAATGCAGCGATCGCTTATCTACTGAACGATCCAGTTGCGCGGGTGATTGTTCTCGCTGCTGTGATTGTCCTCATTCGCTATCGTCCCGAAGGTTTATTCACGGTTCAGAAACGGGCTTAGGGATCTTAGGCATCCTTACGTTATGGTTCTCTGAGGTTCGGTTGGCATTCATGGAGTCATCTCAATGACGCAAGTTTTAGAGGGTAATCAACAGCAATCTAAACTCCCGATTAAGCTAATCATTATCGGTGGAGTTGTTTTCCTAGGATTCTTTATTTTGCCTTTTATCCTAGGCCGCTTTCAGACAGCACTTATGTCCAAGCTGTTGCTGTTTGGGGTTTTAGGTATCAGTCTTGACCTAGTTTGGGGATTCACTGGCATTCTCAGCTTTGCCCACGGCGTGTTCTTTACCCTGGGAGGATATGCCGTTGCTTATTACCTCAAGCTCAATCTATCCACGGATAGAAATACTTATGGGGTAGAGCTGCCAGACTTCATGGTCTGGAATGGATTAACAGAACTGCCCTGGTTTATTGCACCCCTTAAATCATTCCCTGTGGCTCTGATTGCCATGGTTGTAGTGCCAGCACTCTTTGCCTACATCATTGGCTGGTTTATCTTCCGCTCCAAGGTGAGTGGGGTATATATCACCATCATCACCTTGGCAATTTCGTCAGCACTGACCACCTTTTTCATTAGTCAGCAAGCCTATACCGGCGGCACCAATGGCATCACAGATATTGCTCGGCTCAATCTTTTAGGTATTGAGTTCAGTGACATGAACCTTTATTGGGTGATTTTGATCTTTGCCACCCTAGTGCTCGTCGGCAGTTGGCTATTGACCAAGTCCAACCTAGGCTTGATTCTTCGTTCAATTAATGAAAACGAGCGTCGTATTTCCTACCTTGGCTATGATGTCGCGAGTTTCAAGATATTCATCTGGACTCTATCGGCTGCGATCGCTGGCATTGCAGGAGGATTATTTGTTCCCCTCAACCAGTTTATTTCTCCAGTCTATCTAGCCGTTGCCTTTGGGACCCAGGTGGTGATTTGGGTTGCGATCGGCGGGCGAGGAACGCTTATTGGGCCAGTGATTGCCGCCATTCTGCTCGGAC contains:
- the urtC gene encoding urea ABC transporter permease subunit UrtC, with translation MTQVLEGNQQQSKLPIKLIIIGGVVFLGFFILPFILGRFQTALMSKLLLFGVLGISLDLVWGFTGILSFAHGVFFTLGGYAVAYYLKLNLSTDRNTYGVELPDFMVWNGLTELPWFIAPLKSFPVALIAMVVVPALFAYIIGWFIFRSKVSGVYITIITLAISSALTTFFISQQAYTGGTNGITDIARLNLLGIEFSDMNLYWVILIFATLVLVGSWLLTKSNLGLILRSINENERRISYLGYDVASFKIFIWTLSAAIAGIAGGLFVPLNQFISPVYLAVAFGTQVVIWVAIGGRGTLIGPVIAAILLGQVQNYAERVTQDWQLVVGVLLLVVVLFLPNGLMGLIPDRFSLNALPKMMATSSSSSGHIQARLLDWFTPSKAWLSSLGDRISRGKRRDRSRH